In Blautia wexlerae DSM 19850, a single window of DNA contains:
- a CDS encoding transposase has translation MISEPLAGRRETVVTQTRTALDFAEILRYTSDTLYPRTEKIVLVTDNLNTHSPASLYKAFPPEEARRLAERFEWHYTPKHGSWLDMAEIEIGIMSRQALGKPLPDLESFKQQVRTWTIRRNAECAKINWQFKTQDARIKLARLYPVIV, from the coding sequence ATGATTTCTGAACCCCTGGCAGGCAGGAGGGAAACGGTTGTAACACAGACCCGCACAGCATTGGATTTTGCAGAAATTCTCCGGTATACTTCCGACACCCTGTACCCACGGACGGAAAAAATAGTTCTTGTTACCGACAATCTAAATACCCATTCTCCAGCTTCATTATATAAGGCTTTCCCACCGGAAGAAGCACGCAGGCTTGCAGAACGCTTTGAATGGCATTACACGCCAAAACATGGTAGCTGGCTGGACATGGCAGAGATAGAAATCGGCATCATGAGCCGCCAGGCCCTGGGGAAGCCACTGCCAGATTTGGAAAGCTTTAAACAACAGGTTCGTACATGGACTATCAGGCGTAATGCAGAATGTGCAAAAATCAACTGGCAGTTTAAGACGCAGGATGCACGAATTAAATTGGCCAGGTTGTATCCGGTTATAGTTTAG
- a CDS encoding DUF6070 family protein → MKKIWKIFWGVIFLAVCSGCGIKKEQKKTIEDTKEKIYRECEMLAEDYQSIYENAAKENALYELSTIQKSMDYFGKYGYAVIDSYNQLDMVQSIKVDDFLKKAEKEKNGKTTIFQVIAGDHFIRYDLKTKQGKIDVEVSSFKWKEDTWQETYYHEFRANSWKYTENGYFFMEEYHPAGYDGPSGYRAFRVVPLNKKCRELNRKYILPFGYTLNKLFTSNWSEKNYDGINFYDVFDRLLSMEEKTDEFKEGKTYEIPKESFEAIFQKYFNISAEILQTGTVFHTETQTYRYRTRGIVYDFAPTPYIPYPEVVSYIENQDGTITLEVNAVWPQKELDQAFCHSVTIRLLDKDRFQYVSNYVSRSEIEVTWYTERLLDEKWEECYGDN, encoded by the coding sequence ATGAAAAAAATTTGGAAAATATTTTGGGGAGTTATTTTTCTTGCTGTCTGTAGTGGATGTGGCATAAAGAAAGAGCAGAAAAAGACAATTGAAGATACGAAAGAAAAAATTTACAGAGAGTGTGAAATGCTGGCAGAAGACTATCAGAGCATATATGAGAATGCTGCGAAAGAAAATGCACTATATGAGCTGAGTACAATACAAAAAAGTATGGATTATTTTGGAAAATATGGATATGCAGTAATTGATTCCTACAATCAGCTGGATATGGTTCAAAGTATTAAAGTAGATGATTTTTTGAAAAAAGCAGAAAAAGAGAAAAATGGAAAAACTACTATATTTCAAGTTATAGCAGGAGATCATTTTATTCGGTATGATCTGAAAACCAAACAGGGGAAAATAGACGTTGAAGTAAGCTCTTTTAAATGGAAAGAGGATACTTGGCAGGAAACATATTATCATGAGTTTAGAGCTAATTCATGGAAATATACAGAAAACGGGTATTTCTTTATGGAAGAATATCATCCGGCTGGATATGATGGACCGTCTGGATATCGGGCCTTTCGGGTAGTGCCGTTAAATAAAAAATGCAGGGAGCTGAATCGAAAATATATACTTCCTTTTGGATATACACTTAATAAATTGTTTACTTCTAATTGGAGTGAAAAAAATTATGATGGAATAAATTTTTATGATGTTTTTGACCGTTTACTTTCAATGGAAGAAAAAACCGATGAATTTAAGGAAGGAAAGACTTATGAAATCCCAAAAGAATCATTTGAAGCGATATTTCAAAAATATTTTAATATAAGCGCAGAGATACTGCAGACAGGAACGGTATTTCACACGGAAACACAGACATATCGGTATCGAACCAGAGGAATCGTATATGATTTTGCTCCCACACCATATATTCCATATCCGGAAGTTGTTTCCTACATAGAAAATCAAGATGGAACAATAACACTGGAAGTAAATGCGGTATGGCCACAAAAAGAATTAGATCAGGCGTTTTGTCATAGCGTAACCATTCGGCTGTTAGATAAAGATAGATTTCAATATGTATCCAATTATGTATCAAGGTCAGAAATAGAGGTTACCTGGTATACGGAAAGATTATTAGACGAAAAGTGGGAGGAATGTTATGGAGATAATTGA
- a CDS encoding DUF6262 family protein gives MNKYDKMLELNKRKSEEKVERATLAIRTMVLEKEKVSVPALMQKTGLSRGFFYKNPIVRSEIDAAMEQQAGMVDPRRNIISQAMETEMDLLQQQIQNLKSENENLKKENQKLKKALSKRELNLIKQL, from the coding sequence ATGAACAAATACGACAAGATGTTGGAATTGAATAAAAGAAAAAGCGAAGAGAAAGTGGAACGTGCAACCCTGGCAATCCGGACAATGGTATTGGAAAAAGAAAAAGTATCCGTGCCAGCACTGATGCAAAAGACAGGGCTGTCCAGAGGATTCTTTTATAAGAATCCGATTGTACGAAGTGAGATTGATGCAGCAATGGAACAGCAGGCTGGCATGGTAGATCCAAGGAGAAACATCATCAGCCAGGCAATGGAAACAGAAATGGATCTGCTCCAACAACAGATACAGAATCTGAAGAGCGAGAATGAGAATCTGAAAAAAGAGAATCAAAAGCTGAAAAAGGCACTGTCCAAAAGGGAATTAAATCTTATCAAACAGCTTTAA
- a CDS encoding SLC13 family permease, whose amino-acid sequence MLQKLYVFFRKETVLSIAVILALLSMFWVRPDKAYFTYIDFRTLGLLFCLMAIVAGLKAVGVFDILAKKLLMGTSGTVGVIRLLVLLCFFLSMVITNDVALITFVPLALIIVHKLPKELGNYWLLKIVAMQTIAANLGSMLTPIGNPQNLYLYARAGMSAAELITLMLPYSATALILLLIWIQVAAAKAPHVCGSEKNKTLLGFSDRKELNMEYLATYLILFTICLLTVARIIPYQIPLVLVLIYMLLRNRENISRVDYSLLATFIALFIFIGNLGRISQFSSFLERIMAGRETLTAVLASQIMSNVPAALLLSGFTDNYRALIVGTNIGGLGTLIASMASLISFKYIAKENRNLRGKYLGIFTASNIIFMIFMLILYFFLR is encoded by the coding sequence ATGTTACAAAAATTATATGTTTTTTTCAGGAAAGAAACCGTTTTGTCAATTGCAGTGATCCTGGCGCTTCTTTCTATGTTCTGGGTCAGACCGGATAAGGCTTATTTTACTTATATCGATTTCAGGACTCTCGGGCTCCTCTTCTGTTTGATGGCAATTGTAGCTGGTTTGAAGGCTGTTGGTGTTTTTGATATACTTGCCAAAAAATTGCTGATGGGAACATCGGGAACTGTGGGTGTGATCAGGCTGTTGGTACTCTTATGTTTCTTCCTGTCAATGGTGATCACCAATGATGTGGCATTGATTACTTTTGTTCCTCTTGCACTGATCATTGTGCATAAACTGCCAAAGGAACTGGGCAATTACTGGCTTCTTAAAATAGTAGCCATGCAGACAATCGCTGCTAATCTCGGAAGCATGCTCACACCAATCGGAAATCCGCAGAACCTTTATCTATATGCCAGAGCAGGGATGTCCGCGGCAGAATTAATAACCCTGATGCTTCCCTATTCCGCCACAGCACTTATCCTTCTTCTGATATGGATACAGGTAGCCGCTGCCAAAGCACCTCACGTATGCGGTTCCGAAAAAAATAAAACTCTTTTGGGATTCTCTGACAGAAAAGAACTTAACATGGAATACCTGGCCACTTACCTGATCTTATTTACAATCTGCCTGCTCACTGTTGCACGTATCATTCCATACCAGATTCCTCTTGTATTGGTTCTTATATATATGCTGCTAAGAAACAGGGAAAATATAAGCAGGGTGGATTACTCCCTGCTTGCCACCTTTATCGCATTATTTATTTTTATCGGCAACCTTGGAAGGATTTCGCAATTCAGCAGTTTTCTGGAAAGAATCATGGCAGGAAGGGAAACACTTACTGCTGTTCTTGCCAGTCAGATTATGAGCAATGTTCCCGCTGCGCTTCTTTTATCCGGCTTTACAGATAATTACCGGGCTTTAATTGTCGGAACCAATATTGGAGGTCTCGGCACTCTGATTGCATCCATGGCAAGCCTGATAAGTTTCAAATATATTGCAAAAGAAAACAGGAATCTGAGAGGGAAGTATTTGGGAATATTCACAGCCTCCAATATTATATTCATGATATTCATGTTAATATTGTATTTTTTTCTTAGATAA
- a CDS encoding cupin domain-containing protein, with translation MDIEQMKKDLGGGNVFPIGEENVAFAKYFTGECYLNMLTTERVPVGLVTFAPKTINAYHVHHKGGQILMVTGGRGWYQEEGKPARELKAGDVVNIPPEVKHWHGAAKDSWFQHLAVEVPAEGASNEWLEFLPEEEYNKLP, from the coding sequence ATGGATATCGAACAGATGAAAAAAGACTTAGGCGGTGGCAACGTATTTCCAATCGGTGAGGAAAATGTAGCATTTGCAAAGTATTTTACAGGTGAATGTTATCTGAATATGCTTACAACAGAGCGAGTACCTGTTGGTCTGGTTACTTTCGCTCCAAAAACAATCAATGCATACCACGTTCATCACAAGGGTGGCCAGATCCTTATGGTTACTGGTGGAAGAGGATGGTATCAGGAAGAAGGAAAACCGGCTCGTGAACTGAAAGCTGGAGATGTGGTAAACATTCCACCGGAAGTAAAACACTGGCATGGAGCAGCGAAAGACAGCTGGTTCCAGCATCTGGCAGTTGAGGTTCCGGCAGAAGGAGCTTCCAATGAGTGGCTGGAGTTCTTACCAGAAGAAGAGTACAACAAATTACCATAA
- a CDS encoding tyrosine-type recombinase/integrase — protein sequence MDNKLKFQQLECYKLATDEQKEKLNKEQYFDLDKLPGNQLQTEFVEYIYYRGTQVSILTIKRERHYFNSLCEFFQKSSHQENSLLDREKDFWIKQLKMWMIQNGRALTKHKVTNIQTESVEKAALIRYFESLLEFTLDRSETNELAKDIWHLERLPLILRTNPIVNHKTLNFRGIRQPDIREEVKKAIYHHLKTEALGSIKRELSAMNKFSKYLDEKHSKISTCEELDREIIEQFLINIKVEASGGKGIRDDLLKIRNVLETIGKIYNFPHLTKLFLKSDFPPERKAEFKSYSDSELKRLNAHLVKMEVQIARAMIIHQMLGTRISDTLTLRKDCLYKHDRQDMIIIYQPKTRRYEKPISRELAQLIGKAVSYANEHYPESIYIFAAENKPEKPISYRTLQDKVLRMIYEKDIRDDNGNLFGFGTHMFRHCYGVKLTELHVDDWTIAKLLGHKGVRSVQYYRKMSNQRLADETREVRNLMSQIILANLDGWGEEYEQIRQDVGIE from the coding sequence ATGGATAATAAACTGAAATTCCAACAACTGGAATGTTATAAGCTGGCTACCGATGAGCAAAAGGAAAAGCTGAATAAGGAACAATATTTTGATCTGGATAAACTGCCGGGAAACCAGCTTCAGACAGAATTTGTCGAATACATTTACTACCGTGGAACGCAGGTATCCATCCTGACCATAAAAAGGGAAAGGCATTATTTTAACAGCTTATGTGAATTTTTTCAGAAGTCATCCCATCAGGAAAACAGCCTGCTTGACAGAGAAAAAGACTTCTGGATAAAGCAGTTGAAAATGTGGATGATACAAAACGGTAGGGCTTTGACGAAGCATAAAGTGACGAACATTCAGACTGAATCGGTGGAAAAAGCTGCCCTGATCCGGTATTTTGAAAGCCTTCTGGAATTTACACTGGACCGATCAGAAACCAATGAGCTGGCAAAGGATATCTGGCATCTGGAAAGGCTTCCGCTTATCCTGCGGACAAATCCGATTGTCAACCATAAGACACTAAATTTCAGAGGAATCCGGCAACCAGATATTCGGGAAGAAGTAAAAAAAGCAATTTACCATCATCTGAAAACCGAAGCCCTTGGCAGTATAAAACGTGAACTGTCCGCAATGAATAAATTTTCAAAGTATTTGGATGAAAAGCATTCCAAGATCAGCACCTGCGAAGAGCTTGACCGGGAGATCATAGAGCAGTTTTTGATAAACATCAAAGTAGAAGCAAGCGGAGGAAAGGGTATCCGGGATGACCTGCTAAAGATCCGAAATGTGTTGGAAACAATTGGAAAGATTTATAATTTTCCACACCTGACAAAACTTTTCCTGAAATCTGATTTTCCACCAGAACGAAAAGCGGAATTCAAATCTTATTCAGACAGTGAGCTGAAAAGGCTGAATGCCCATCTGGTGAAAATGGAAGTGCAGATAGCAAGGGCGATGATTATACACCAGATGTTAGGAACCAGAATTTCCGACACGCTGACCTTGCGGAAAGACTGCCTTTATAAACATGACCGTCAGGATATGATTATCATATACCAGCCGAAAACAAGAAGATATGAAAAACCGATCAGCCGGGAGCTGGCACAGCTGATTGGAAAGGCAGTCAGTTATGCAAATGAGCATTATCCTGAAAGCATTTATATTTTTGCAGCCGAGAACAAACCGGAGAAACCAATCAGCTACCGAACCTTGCAGGATAAAGTGCTTCGGATGATCTATGAAAAAGATATCCGGGATGACAATGGGAACTTATTCGGATTTGGAACACATATGTTCCGGCACTGCTATGGGGTAAAGCTGACAGAACTCCATGTGGATGACTGGACCATAGCAAAGCTCCTCGGACATAAAGGAGTGAGAAGTGTCCAGTATTACCGGAAAATGAGTAATCAGAGGCTTGCAGATGAAACACGGGAAGTAAGAAATCTTATGTCACAGATTATCCTGGCGAATCTGGACGGATGGGGAGAAGAATATGAACAAATACGACAAGATGTTGGAATTGAATAA
- a CDS encoding transposon-transfer assisting family protein, translated as MMNLAMNFDTDECSVTAMFDKGNRNDTMEAIDHIIPFLKGDADMIVLVCNTLRKLFCMSDEGYETFLMDLEDYKSELEEGE; from the coding sequence ATGATGAATCTGGCAATGAACTTTGATACAGACGAATGTTCAGTAACGGCAATGTTTGATAAAGGAAACAGAAATGACACAATGGAAGCAATCGACCATATCATTCCATTTCTAAAAGGGGATGCGGATATGATCGTGCTTGTCTGCAATACCCTAAGAAAGCTGTTCTGCATGAGTGATGAAGGCTATGAGACTTTTCTTATGGACTTGGAAGATTATAAATCGGAACTGGAAGAGGGGGAATGA
- a CDS encoding DUF6070 family protein yields MLLTGYSTTYFGTSLPEVVEIRDIGEGNNVLVVDAVCDTFICNDTVITSELTVKFNDDKSFKYMGNKILNNGTKEVPKYQYRIKRKN; encoded by the coding sequence TTGTTACTAACCGGATACAGCACTACTTATTTTGGAACATCTTTACCGGAGGTCGTTGAAATAAGAGATATCGGAGAGGGAAACAATGTGCTGGTTGTTGATGCTGTATGTGATACATTTATATGTAATGATACCGTTATTACAAGTGAGCTGACTGTTAAGTTCAACGATGATAAGAGTTTTAAATATATGGGGAATAAAATTCTGAATAATGGTACGAAAGAAGTTCCCAAATATCAATATAGAATAAAAAGAAAGAACTGA
- a CDS encoding penicillin-binding transpeptidase domain-containing protein: MRKTKRKKHTKTITKIVLFSGILIGGGIGIVTIMNRNVPEKRLMEYMKYIEKGEYEQMYAMLDQKKSSMNSKEEFIERNSKIYEGIEMSDLSITDITAKRKENGNAAVSYTTNMQTAAGNVEFTNNAVFSHNWTGYHLIWQDQLIFPELSATDKVQVTLEEAKRGNILDRNGRQLAGEGTASSVGIVPGRMENREDTIKKLAEYLGIGADEIEDKLKADWVKADSFVPVATIPKIQEVDLLTVNPDETVLEEKEKQDTLLKIPGIMLSDVKVRTYYLKEAASHLVGYVQAVTAEDLQEHKGEGYRTNSVIGKTGLETLYEKELKGTDGCEICIVDANGNKKSVIAYEPKKDGEDIHTTIDGDLQSTLYEQFKEDRGCSVALNPYTGEVLALVSTPSYDNNDFVRGMDNSQWSALNENEDRPLYNRFRQTWCPGSTFKPVIAAIGLKVGAFTANDDFGNEGLAWQKDSSWGDYTVTTLHDYAPVILKNALIYSDNIYFAKAALKIGADQLMQSLNQIGFNQELPFDIKMSESQYSNTDKIETEIQLADSGYGQGQILVNPLHLASIYTAFLNDGNMIKPYLHADGSTSSEIWIKDAFSPQIVLEVMAGLEGVVNNPEGTGYGACREDIRLAGKTGTAELKATKEDTSGTEIGWFTVFTTDRDTENPILLISMVENVKDIGGSGYVVEKDKAILDEYLGNE, translated from the coding sequence ATGAGAAAAACGAAAAGAAAAAAACACACGAAGACTATCACAAAAATAGTTTTATTTAGCGGTATATTGATTGGTGGTGGAATCGGTATTGTAACAATAATGAATCGTAATGTTCCTGAAAAAAGACTAATGGAATATATGAAATATATTGAAAAAGGGGAATATGAGCAAATGTATGCCATGCTGGATCAGAAAAAAAGCAGCATGAACAGTAAGGAAGAATTTATAGAACGAAATTCTAAAATATATGAAGGCATTGAGATGTCTGATCTGTCCATAACCGATATTACAGCAAAAAGAAAAGAAAACGGAAATGCGGCAGTTTCCTATACAACAAATATGCAGACTGCTGCAGGAAATGTAGAATTTACCAACAATGCGGTATTTTCACATAACTGGACAGGATATCATTTAATCTGGCAGGATCAGTTGATTTTTCCAGAGTTATCTGCAACGGATAAAGTTCAGGTAACGTTAGAAGAGGCAAAAAGAGGAAATATTTTAGACAGAAATGGTCGCCAGCTGGCTGGAGAGGGAACTGCATCTTCGGTAGGAATTGTTCCGGGCAGAATGGAGAACAGGGAAGATACAATAAAAAAACTGGCAGAGTATCTTGGAATTGGAGCAGACGAAATTGAGGATAAGTTAAAAGCCGATTGGGTAAAAGCAGATTCTTTTGTACCAGTAGCAACAATTCCTAAAATACAAGAGGTCGATCTTCTGACAGTGAATCCGGATGAAACTGTTCTGGAAGAAAAAGAAAAGCAGGACACATTATTGAAGATTCCAGGTATTATGTTATCTGATGTAAAAGTACGAACTTATTATCTAAAAGAAGCTGCCTCTCATCTGGTAGGGTATGTACAGGCGGTTACAGCCGAGGATTTGCAGGAACATAAAGGGGAAGGGTATCGTACAAACAGTGTGATTGGAAAGACGGGACTGGAAACGCTTTATGAAAAAGAACTAAAAGGGACAGATGGGTGTGAGATCTGTATTGTAGATGCAAATGGAAATAAAAAAAGTGTCATTGCATATGAGCCTAAAAAAGATGGAGAAGATATCCATACTACGATTGATGGCGATCTTCAAAGTACTCTTTATGAACAATTTAAAGAAGACAGAGGATGTTCTGTAGCCTTGAATCCTTATACAGGGGAAGTACTGGCGTTGGTAAGTACGCCATCTTATGATAATAATGATTTTGTACGTGGAATGGACAATAGCCAGTGGAGTGCATTAAATGAAAATGAAGACAGGCCTTTATACAACCGCTTTCGCCAGACATGGTGTCCAGGCTCAACTTTTAAACCTGTAATTGCTGCAATTGGATTAAAAGTGGGGGCATTTACTGCAAATGACGATTTTGGAAATGAGGGTCTGGCATGGCAGAAAGATTCCTCGTGGGGAGATTATACAGTGACTACACTTCATGATTATGCACCTGTGATCTTGAAAAATGCGCTTATTTATTCAGATAATATTTATTTTGCAAAAGCAGCATTAAAAATCGGTGCGGATCAACTGATGCAATCTCTAAATCAAATAGGATTTAATCAGGAACTTCCATTTGATATTAAAATGTCAGAGTCTCAGTATTCTAATACGGACAAGATAGAAACAGAAATCCAGCTTGCTGACAGTGGGTATGGACAGGGACAGATTCTGGTAAATCCTTTGCATCTTGCAAGCATTTATACGGCTTTTCTAAATGATGGAAATATGATAAAGCCATATCTTCACGCGGATGGAAGCACTTCCAGTGAAATCTGGATAAAAGATGCTTTTTCACCACAGATTGTTTTGGAGGTTATGGCGGGGCTAGAGGGTGTAGTGAATAACCCGGAAGGAACTGGTTATGGAGCATGCCGGGAAGACATTAGATTAGCAGGAAAAACCGGAACAGCGGAACTGAAAGCTACAAAAGAAGATACATCTGGAACAGAAATTGGCTGGTTTACAGTTTTTACTACAGATAGAGATACAGAGAATCCTATTTTGCTCATCAGTATGGTAGAGAATGTGAAAGATATTGGAGGAAGCGGTTATGTGGTGGAAAAGGATAAGGCGATACTGGATGAATATCTCGGTAATGAATAA
- a CDS encoding DUF6070 family protein gives MEIIDMSTKRKLKKMVSVLFILGCFFIGNTKCKGADLEYISQETANYAVQERGYDLPVDEVVKEEAIEDCKNVMNQMKAIYQKADKGTSSNVVVSETVMEKMQEVLKEKNVPVITSAPYSNMANYSKMEEFLFRAEQDLPGDIVLYRINRDGGIERLKFNYDGTDMYLLAAKVVWGMNDNPSIVYVSYTRIEEWKYTEKGWFGYTLCVPKYPEVSEAVDGSSMIRIKPLSDECREVSKRCVYLLGYQGNNLLCSDWDRSDMEGLDYNGLYEYLYRMKYGERYEFSGNSSGIPAEEFENLIMEFLPITAEQIKKWAVFDSEHQTYDWERLGCLNYSPTTASG, from the coding sequence ATGGAGATAATTGATATGAGTACAAAAAGAAAACTGAAAAAGATGGTGAGTGTTTTATTTATTTTGGGATGCTTTTTCATAGGAAATACAAAATGTAAAGGGGCTGATTTAGAATATATTTCACAGGAAACTGCGAATTATGCTGTACAAGAAAGAGGATATGATTTGCCAGTAGATGAAGTCGTGAAAGAAGAAGCTATTGAAGATTGTAAGAATGTTATGAATCAGATGAAAGCCATTTATCAAAAGGCGGATAAAGGAACTTCATCGAATGTAGTAGTTTCTGAGACAGTAATGGAAAAAATGCAGGAAGTATTAAAGGAAAAAAATGTCCCTGTTATTACATCAGCGCCGTATTCAAATATGGCTAATTATTCTAAAATGGAAGAATTTCTTTTCAGGGCAGAACAGGATCTGCCAGGAGATATCGTCTTATATAGGATTAACAGGGATGGTGGGATAGAAAGACTCAAATTCAATTATGATGGGACAGATATGTATTTGTTGGCTGCGAAAGTTGTTTGGGGTATGAACGACAATCCATCTATTGTATATGTTTCGTATACAAGGATAGAAGAATGGAAATATACAGAAAAAGGCTGGTTTGGTTATACGCTATGTGTTCCAAAATATCCGGAAGTATCAGAAGCGGTTGATGGCAGTTCTATGATAAGAATTAAACCTTTAAGTGATGAATGCAGGGAAGTTTCAAAGAGGTGTGTGTATTTGCTTGGATATCAGGGGAATAATCTTTTATGTTCTGATTGGGATAGATCTGATATGGAAGGGTTAGATTATAATGGTTTATATGAATATTTATATCGAATGAAATACGGGGAGAGATATGAGTTTTCAGGTAACTCAAGTGGAATTCCGGCAGAAGAGTTTGAAAATCTGATAATGGAGTTTTTGCCGATAACAGCGGAGCAAATTAAAAAATGGGCAGTATTTGATTCGGAACATCAAACTTATGACTGGGAACGATTAGGTTGTTTAAATTATAGCCCTACTACTGCATCCGGTTAG
- a CDS encoding helix-turn-helix domain-containing protein, producing the protein MPRYIVTLTNDEIQELKAIIQKGGKGYRIKHAQILLKLDQKPENKAWTYDRIKDAYGAARSTIAGIAQRFVMGGMEAALGRKVQENRRRKVTGDVEARICAIACSEPPEGASRRTMQAIADELIRLEVVDYITDSTVCEVMKKMKSSRGS; encoded by the coding sequence ATGCCACGCTACATTGTCACGCTGACAAACGATGAAATACAGGAGCTGAAAGCAATAATACAAAAAGGCGGAAAGGGCTACCGCATAAAGCATGCACAGATACTGCTAAAGTTGGACCAAAAGCCTGAAAACAAGGCATGGACATATGACCGCATCAAAGATGCGTATGGAGCCGCCCGTTCCACCATTGCAGGTATTGCGCAACGGTTTGTCATGGGAGGGATGGAGGCAGCCCTTGGGCGGAAGGTACAAGAAAACCGCCGTCGCAAGGTGACGGGCGATGTGGAGGCCCGGATATGTGCCATAGCCTGTTCGGAACCGCCGGAAGGAGCCTCACGCCGGACTATGCAGGCAATCGCGGATGAACTGATCCGCCTGGAAGTGGTCGATTACATTACGGACAGTACCGTCTGCGAGGTTATGAAAAAAATGAAATCAAGCCGTGGCTCGTAA